A DNA window from Tautonia rosea contains the following coding sequences:
- a CDS encoding DUF1559 domain-containing protein, which produces MRARRGFTLIELLVVIAIIGVLIALLLPAVQSAREAARRAQCTNNLKQLGLAVHNYIDSNGVFPTQIGGVPNWFGNSDYRTSWMVQILPQMEQVNLFNAYNFAADRAAYSFTNTTVMATPLAAFTCPSYDGEMIQQGQADWNGFAGTIGEEMRLWWIGGTCYKGNLGDNATSAFPGAANILGDLSNGKPTARGIFWRATMAVTIAGVRDGTSNTMLAGEALPNTCKWNAWSESNSSVAVTSIPINQRVNFNPNSWAHCYGFKSLHPGGVNFAMCDGSVRFIKETINPLIYRALSTRAAGEVISADQF; this is translated from the coding sequence ATGCGTGCTCGTCGCGGTTTCACCCTAATTGAATTGCTGGTGGTCATTGCGATCATTGGCGTGCTCATTGCGTTGTTGCTGCCGGCCGTGCAGAGCGCTCGCGAGGCCGCCCGGCGTGCGCAGTGCACCAACAATTTGAAGCAACTGGGGCTGGCGGTACATAATTACATCGACAGCAACGGGGTCTTTCCGACGCAGATCGGCGGTGTTCCCAACTGGTTCGGGAATTCGGATTACCGGACAAGCTGGATGGTTCAGATTCTTCCGCAGATGGAACAGGTCAACCTGTTCAATGCTTACAACTTCGCGGCCGACCGCGCGGCATACTCATTCACGAATACGACCGTGATGGCCACCCCGCTGGCTGCGTTTACCTGCCCGAGCTACGACGGCGAGATGATTCAGCAGGGCCAGGCCGACTGGAACGGTTTCGCCGGGACGATCGGCGAGGAGATGCGGCTCTGGTGGATTGGCGGGACCTGTTACAAGGGGAACCTGGGGGACAACGCGACCAGTGCCTTCCCCGGTGCCGCCAACATTCTGGGGGATTTGAGCAACGGTAAGCCGACGGCCCGGGGGATCTTCTGGCGAGCCACGATGGCTGTCACCATTGCCGGGGTTCGGGACGGCACGAGCAACACGATGCTTGCGGGCGAGGCGCTGCCGAACACCTGTAAGTGGAACGCCTGGTCGGAGAGCAACTCGTCGGTCGCCGTCACCTCGATTCCGATCAACCAGCGAGTGAACTTCAATCCGAACTCGTGGGCGCATTGCTACGGTTTCAAGAGCCTACATCCTGGCGGGGTCAACTTTGCGATGTGCGACGGCTCGGTCCGCTTCATCAAGGAGACGATCAATCCCTTGATCTATCGGGCGCTTTCCACGCGAGCCGCGGGCGAGGTGATCAGCGCCGACCAGTTCTGA
- a CDS encoding DUF309 domain-containing protein gives MSPDDPLPPYSYVPGGPWPHPISGDGGHLADSPSEPVAPIEADAWHRSPAYLRGVRLYNAGYYWEAHEAWEALWHAHHRRGPIADVLKALIKLAAAGVKVRQGQPRGVSTHALRAAELLEAVVALGFPCLLGLDLPSLAILARRLAADPPSAPADPRPVIAGLLGPPIAPKDL, from the coding sequence ATGTCTCCCGACGACCCCCTCCCCCCCTACTCTTACGTCCCTGGAGGCCCCTGGCCGCACCCGATCAGCGGCGACGGGGGCCACCTCGCCGACTCCCCCAGCGAACCGGTCGCGCCGATCGAGGCCGACGCTTGGCACCGCTCCCCTGCCTACCTCCGCGGGGTTCGTCTCTATAATGCCGGCTACTACTGGGAAGCTCACGAGGCCTGGGAAGCCCTCTGGCATGCCCACCACCGCCGCGGCCCGATCGCCGACGTGCTCAAGGCACTCATCAAGCTCGCCGCCGCCGGCGTGAAGGTCCGCCAGGGGCAGCCCCGAGGCGTCTCCACCCACGCCCTCCGCGCCGCCGAGCTGCTCGAAGCGGTCGTCGCGCTCGGCTTCCCTTGCCTCCTGGGCCTCGATCTCCCCTCCCTGGCCATCCTAGCCCGCCGCCTCGCCGCCGATCCCCCGAGTGCCCCGGCCGATCCTCGCCCGGTCATCGCCGGCCTCCTCGGCCCGCCGATCGCACCGAAGGACCTGTAA
- a CDS encoding TlpA family protein disulfide reductase → MTIQLDRSRSFATATALAACLALAMASSASAQREFPDDYFFNVNKPELKAAHDEMTGQPRPEFAIGDWINADLSAGDLEGKILIVDLWATWCGPCLAAIPKNNDLADRYADQGVLVLGICTSRGQEKLEQVVEQRDIQYPVARDPDQQTAEAWNVAFYPTYAVVDRKGIVRAIGLMPSRIEDVVKALLEEQPAATDPDAN, encoded by the coding sequence ATGACGATACAACTCGATCGCTCCCGGAGTTTCGCAACGGCAACGGCCCTGGCTGCCTGCCTGGCCCTGGCAATGGCCTCGTCGGCATCCGCGCAGCGTGAATTCCCGGATGATTACTTCTTCAATGTCAACAAGCCCGAACTCAAGGCCGCCCACGACGAGATGACCGGCCAGCCCCGGCCCGAGTTCGCCATCGGCGACTGGATCAACGCCGACCTCTCCGCCGGCGACCTCGAAGGCAAGATCCTCATCGTCGACCTTTGGGCCACCTGGTGCGGCCCCTGCCTCGCCGCCATCCCCAAGAACAACGACCTGGCCGATCGCTACGCCGATCAAGGCGTCCTCGTGCTCGGCATCTGCACCTCCCGCGGCCAGGAGAAGCTGGAACAGGTCGTCGAGCAGCGCGACATCCAGTACCCCGTCGCCCGCGACCCCGACCAGCAAACCGCCGAGGCCTGGAACGTCGCCTTCTACCCCACTTATGCCGTCGTCGACCGCAAGGGGATCGTCCGCGCCATCGGTCTGATGCCCAGCCGCATCGAGGACGTCGTCAAGGCCCTCCTCGAAGAACAGCCCGCCGCGACCGATCCCGACGCAAACTGA